Proteins from one Sabethes cyaneus chromosome 2, idSabCyanKW18_F2, whole genome shotgun sequence genomic window:
- the LOC128738105 gene encoding uncharacterized protein LOC128738105, whose translation MSNYSLIRPGLTTAIVGHLPAIKSRLRKKVPQLTFQDVRRARIPFYEALASDLYEAGYVNAAYLILQLVEYEHDYVPPTSDQSIEDNRMKNSKRLLNFLYKSLRETEGYKIDQQNDNEIENLLKIGQSFEKDKHKRWIARQFFLISLDRCKDCCLEAGRVGALSNYHYGRLLIATGQLEEAVEVLETAKRSCVNQNWVLEQKKDIIGTSPLINGILQQLFIGYSKLSEKFRKSDLEKFELYMRLSHEVAVNSKLDHVLCDSYLNYGDFLLNQGVPREALNCYKESSKRAKSIHAVDKVCKTKIRMAAAHRRLNEPKECEHLLKSVDKLTVHDRSTECYAELKLLAGEINFESGRLQEASKDFETARCVYQNLKQEDKMIQASSFGALATERKGFAEFVNLVRQADFHGRLSDNEQLFKLLRWSTDRVPLW comes from the exons ATGAGTAACTACAGCCTGATTCGGCCCGGTCTGACAACGGCCATCGTAGGGCATCTGCCGGCCATTAAATCCCGGCTGCGCAAGAAAGTTCCCCAGCTGACTTTTCAGGATGTACGCCGCGCCCGAATCCCATTCTATGAAGCTTTGGCCAGCGACCTGTATGAAGCCGGTTACGTAAATGCTGCCTATCTGATACTGCAATTAGTTGAATATGAGCACGACTACGTGCCACCAACTTCCGATCAGTCGATCGAGGATAATCGCATGAAGAACTCGAAAAGGTTACTTAATTTCCTTTACAAATCGCTGCGGGAAACTGAAGGATATAAAATCGATCAGCAGAACGATAATGAAATCGAAAATCTGTTGAAGATTGGACAATCATTTGAAAAGGATAAGCATAAGCGCTGGATTGCCCGGCAGTTCTTTCTAATTAGTTTGGATCGCTGTAAAGATTGCTGTTTGGAGGCAGGTCGAGTGGGAGCTTTGTCAAATTATCATTATGGCAGATTACTTATCGCTACCGGTCAGCTAGAGGAGGCTGTCGAAGTGCTGGAAACGGCAAAAAGGTCGTGTGTCAATCAAAACTGGGTTCTGGAGCAAAAGAAAGACATAATCGGAACGTCGCCGTTGATCAACGGCATTCTGCAGCAATTATTCATTGGGTACTCTAAACTAAGCGAAAAATTCAGGAAGTCAGATTTGGAAAAATTTGAACTTTATATGCGGTTGAGTCACGAGGTTGCCGTGAACT CAAAGTTGGACCATGTTTTGTGTGACTCttatttaaattatggcgatttTTTACTCAATCAGGGAGTACCTCGAGAAGCTTTGAACTGTTACAAGGAATCGTCAAAAAGAGCGAAAAGTATTCACGCTGTCGACAAAGTTtgcaaaactaaaattcgaatgGCAGCTGCGCATCGCAG ATTGAACGAACCAAAGGAATGTGAGCACTTGCTGAAATCGGTAGATAAGTTAACTGTACATGATAGGTCGACGGAATGTTATGCGGAACTAAAACTACTGGCCGGTGAGATTAATTTCGAAAGTGGTCGTTTGCAGGAAGCAAGCAAGGATTTTGAGACTGCCCGGTGTGTTTATCAGAATCTGAAACAGGAGGACAAAATGATCCAAGCCAGCAGTTTTGGAGCACTTGCCACCGAAAGGAAGGGTTTCGCAGAGTTCGTGAATTTGGTTCGACAAGCGGATTTCCACGGACGTCTCTCTGATAATGAACAGCTTTTCAAGCTGCTACGATGGAGCACGGATAGAGTTCCTCTGTGGTGA